The following proteins come from a genomic window of Hymenobacter canadensis:
- a CDS encoding choice-of-anchor I family protein, producing MRQTLLSGATAGLLFLALAGTAAAQTTPALRFTAVTAVANENAGTVSVPVSVTNAGTAASTVEVALVPGLGTATAGTDFTYAAPQTLTFPAGATANQTLTIPLTDDVLAEGAEYFTLRLQNPANATLTAGFTEVLVYIKDNDTQAPPRAGNLRLNLLGSYQNGVAFTTATPPVQINSAEIVAHDPSTQRLYVANSIGGKLDILNFATPGTITPLASISMAPYGAINSVAVRNGLVACAVEDAVPQNAGKIVFFDQNGNFIKQVTAGALPDMITFSPDGRYLLTANEGEPNATYSNDPLGSVTVVDVSGPIANLTQANVTTVDFSSFNAQAAALRTAGIRIYGGPAGGPASSVAQDLEPEYVTISADSRTAYIALQENNALATLDLATLQFTALRPIGYQDHSQPGFSFDASDQSADVLLSNWPVRGMRQPDAIASFELPAALGGGRYLLTANEGDAREYSGTGGLVEAVRLGNAAYPLDPTAFPQAALLKNNSVLGRLNVTNKLGDTDGDGDFDQIYAFGGRSFSILNATTGALVHDSGDLLERLTSTDPTFGNIFNASNGANESPTRKNRSDDKGPEPEGAAIGVIRDTTYAFISLERQGGVLVMNVNDPANPRLVQYINNRSLTAGTGDQGPEGLVFVSAANSPTSSPLLILANEISSTVAVYQIGLRGPLSTAAARTAAPLYLYPNPSQGGQVQLSRPVSGILHDVLGRPVRTLTKALQLETAGLAPGVYVLRAEDGASSKLVVR from the coding sequence ATGCGTCAAACTTTACTTTCGGGAGCCACAGCCGGGCTGCTTTTCCTGGCGCTGGCCGGAACGGCCGCCGCCCAGACCACCCCCGCGCTGCGCTTCACCGCCGTAACGGCGGTAGCCAATGAAAACGCGGGTACGGTCAGCGTACCGGTGTCCGTCACCAACGCTGGCACGGCGGCCAGCACCGTGGAAGTGGCGCTGGTGCCCGGCCTGGGCACGGCCACGGCCGGCACGGATTTCACCTACGCCGCCCCCCAGACGCTGACCTTCCCGGCCGGCGCCACGGCCAACCAGACCCTGACCATTCCGCTCACTGATGATGTGCTGGCGGAAGGGGCCGAGTATTTCACGCTGCGCCTGCAGAACCCCGCCAATGCGACCCTGACGGCCGGTTTTACCGAGGTGCTGGTGTACATCAAGGACAACGACACGCAGGCGCCCCCGCGTGCCGGTAACCTGCGCCTGAATCTGCTGGGCAGCTACCAGAACGGGGTTGCTTTCACGACGGCCACCCCGCCAGTGCAAATCAACTCGGCTGAAATTGTGGCCCACGACCCGAGCACGCAGCGGCTGTACGTGGCTAACTCCATCGGCGGCAAGCTCGACATTCTCAATTTCGCCACGCCGGGCACCATTACCCCGCTGGCATCCATCAGCATGGCTCCCTACGGCGCCATCAATTCCGTGGCCGTGCGCAACGGTTTGGTAGCCTGCGCGGTGGAAGATGCCGTGCCGCAGAACGCCGGTAAAATCGTGTTCTTCGACCAAAACGGCAACTTTATTAAGCAGGTGACGGCGGGGGCTTTGCCCGACATGATAACCTTCTCGCCGGATGGCCGCTACCTGCTGACGGCCAACGAGGGCGAGCCTAACGCCACCTACTCCAACGACCCGCTCGGCTCGGTGACGGTGGTGGACGTGAGCGGCCCCATTGCCAACCTGACGCAAGCCAACGTGACGACTGTTGATTTCAGCAGCTTCAACGCCCAGGCAGCCGCCCTGCGCACGGCCGGCATCCGCATCTACGGCGGCCCGGCGGGTGGCCCGGCCAGCTCCGTAGCGCAGGATCTGGAGCCGGAGTACGTGACCATATCGGCGGATTCGCGCACGGCCTACATTGCCTTGCAGGAAAACAACGCCCTGGCCACGCTGGATCTGGCTACGCTGCAGTTTACCGCCCTGCGGCCCATCGGCTACCAGGACCACAGCCAGCCCGGCTTCAGCTTCGACGCCTCCGACCAATCGGCCGACGTGCTCCTGTCCAATTGGCCAGTACGCGGCATGCGCCAGCCCGACGCCATTGCTTCCTTCGAGCTGCCCGCCGCTTTGGGAGGGGGCCGCTACCTGCTGACCGCCAACGAGGGAGATGCCCGCGAATACTCCGGCACCGGTGGGCTTGTGGAGGCCGTGCGCCTCGGCAATGCCGCCTACCCGCTCGACCCTACGGCTTTCCCGCAGGCCGCGCTGCTGAAGAACAATAGCGTGCTGGGCCGCCTGAATGTGACCAACAAGCTGGGCGACACCGACGGCGACGGCGACTTCGACCAGATTTATGCGTTCGGGGGCCGCTCGTTCAGCATCCTCAACGCCACCACCGGGGCCCTCGTGCACGACAGCGGCGACCTGCTGGAGCGCCTCACCAGCACCGACCCCACGTTCGGCAACATCTTCAATGCCAGCAACGGCGCCAACGAATCGCCCACCCGGAAAAACCGCTCCGACGACAAAGGCCCCGAGCCCGAAGGCGCCGCCATCGGCGTGATTCGCGACACTACCTACGCCTTTATCAGCCTGGAGCGCCAGGGCGGCGTGCTGGTGATGAACGTAAACGACCCCGCCAACCCGCGTCTGGTTCAGTACATCAACAACCGCAGCCTGACCGCCGGCACCGGTGACCAGGGCCCCGAGGGGCTTGTATTCGTGTCGGCCGCCAATAGCCCGACCAGTTCGCCGCTGCTGATTCTGGCCAACGAAATCAGCAGCACCGTGGCCGTGTACCAGATTGGCCTGCGCGGTCCGCTGAGCACGGCCGCCGCCCGCACGGCCGCGCCGCTATACCTCTACCCAAACCCGAGCCAGGGCGGGCAGGTGCAGCTGAGCCGGCCGGTGAGCGGCATCCTCCACGACGTGCTGGGCCGCCCCGTCCGCACGCTGACCAAAGCCCTGCAGCTGGAAACCGCCGGCCTCGCGCCGGGCGTATACGTGCTGCGCGCCGAAGACGGGGCCAGCTCGAAGCTGGTGGTGCGCTAA
- a CDS encoding cytochrome c peroxidase, which yields MNKLLILLAAALLLVWASCQRPSTPAAASEPAPTPAGQVLRQYRRHLTALDSAVAGLRRAVATGQPAARQRQAFLAARLAWKRVELLAEYYSPSTAKALNGPALGEVEEFDQQQRVRAPEGLQVLETYFYPALYAPDRRPEVLEQLALVRSSLLGLRHAATSLTLTDRHVFDAARLEVFRVMTLGIPGFDTPASPGAVAEAAAALATVQATVAPYRAGLPAPTATRLDSLFRATLGYLHHHPDAARFDRLTFLARYAHPLSQQLWATQQALGIAAFPETRALRADAPSLFAPDVFEPAAFAPSTTERPTPAQVALGRQLFFDPVLSGNGGRSCASCHQPARAFTDGQARSVAFGGQGAVARNAPTLLNAALQRTQFHDGRVSFLEDQAAAVLANPTEMHGSMAAAARLLTRSPAYRAAFARAFDTAPAAPVQEAQLKTALATYLRSLVRLNSPFDRYLRGEATALSPAAQRGANVFLGKAKCATCHFLPLFNGTVPPGFERTENEVLGTLAAPNRLRLDADPGRAGTTGIRWQEHAFKTPTLRNIALTAPYMHQGTYRTLAEVVEFYNQGGGAGRGLAVPNQTLPPDPLHLTPREKQDLLAFLHALTDTTGLHQETPRRLPSFPAEMARLNQRPVGGRY from the coding sequence ATGAACAAACTTTTGATCCTACTCGCCGCGGCCCTGCTCCTGGTATGGGCGAGCTGCCAGCGGCCCAGCACGCCGGCCGCCGCTTCGGAGCCGGCTCCGACGCCCGCCGGGCAGGTGCTTCGCCAATACCGCCGGCACCTCACTGCCCTTGACTCGGCTGTGGCGGGCCTGCGCCGGGCGGTGGCTACGGGCCAGCCCGCCGCCCGGCAGCGGCAGGCGTTTCTGGCGGCCCGGCTGGCCTGGAAACGGGTGGAGCTGCTGGCCGAATACTACAGCCCCTCCACCGCCAAAGCCCTCAACGGCCCGGCCCTGGGCGAGGTGGAGGAGTTCGACCAGCAGCAGCGGGTGCGAGCCCCCGAGGGCCTGCAGGTGTTGGAGACCTACTTCTACCCCGCCCTGTATGCCCCGGACCGCCGGCCCGAGGTGCTGGAGCAGCTGGCCCTGGTGCGCAGCAGCCTGCTGGGCCTGCGCCACGCCGCCACCAGCCTCACCCTCACCGACCGCCACGTGTTCGATGCGGCCCGGCTGGAGGTATTCCGGGTGATGACGCTGGGGATTCCTGGCTTCGATACGCCGGCCTCGCCGGGGGCCGTGGCCGAGGCCGCCGCCGCCCTGGCTACCGTGCAGGCCACCGTGGCGCCCTACCGCGCTGGCCTGCCCGCCCCCACTGCCACCCGCCTCGACAGCCTTTTTCGCGCCACGCTCGGCTACCTGCATCACCACCCCGACGCGGCCCGCTTCGACCGGCTCACGTTTCTGGCCCGCTACGCCCACCCGCTCAGCCAGCAGCTGTGGGCCACCCAGCAGGCGCTGGGCATTGCCGCCTTCCCCGAAACCCGGGCCCTGCGGGCCGATGCGCCGTCGTTGTTTGCGCCGGATGTCTTTGAGCCGGCGGCCTTTGCTCCCTCCACCACCGAGCGGCCCACCCCAGCCCAGGTGGCGCTGGGCCGCCAGCTGTTTTTCGACCCCGTGCTGTCGGGCAACGGGGGCCGCAGCTGCGCCAGCTGCCACCAGCCCGCCCGCGCCTTCACCGATGGGCAGGCCCGCAGCGTGGCCTTCGGGGGGCAGGGGGCGGTGGCCCGCAACGCGCCCACTCTGCTTAACGCCGCCCTGCAGCGCACCCAGTTCCACGACGGGCGGGTGAGCTTTCTGGAAGACCAGGCCGCGGCCGTGCTGGCCAACCCCACCGAAATGCACGGCTCGATGGCCGCCGCCGCCCGGCTGCTGACGCGCAGCCCTGCCTACCGGGCGGCCTTTGCCCGGGCCTTCGATACCGCGCCAGCCGCGCCGGTGCAGGAAGCTCAGCTCAAAACAGCCCTGGCCACCTATCTGCGCTCCTTAGTGCGCCTGAATTCGCCCTTCGACCGGTATCTGCGCGGGGAGGCCACGGCGCTGAGCCCGGCGGCCCAACGTGGGGCCAACGTGTTTCTGGGCAAGGCCAAATGCGCCACCTGTCACTTTCTGCCGCTGTTCAACGGCACCGTACCGCCCGGCTTCGAGCGCACCGAAAACGAGGTCCTGGGCACCCTGGCCGCCCCCAACCGCCTCCGCCTCGACGCCGACCCGGGCCGGGCCGGGACCACCGGTATCCGCTGGCAGGAGCACGCCTTCAAAACGCCCACCCTGCGCAACATCGCCCTCACGGCTCCCTACATGCACCAGGGTACCTACCGCACCCTGGCCGAAGTGGTGGAGTTCTACAACCAGGGCGGCGGCGCGGGCCGGGGTCTCGCGGTGCCCAACCAAACCCTGCCGCCCGACCCACTCCACCTCACCCCCCGGGAAAAGCAGGACCTGCTGGCCTTCCTGCACGCCCTCACCGATACCACCGGCCTCCACCAAGAAACCCCGCGCCGGCTGCCCAGCTTCCCCGCCGAAATGGCCCGCCTCAACCAGCGCCCCGTAGGTGGCCGGTATTAG
- a CDS encoding UDP-2,3-diacylglucosamine diphosphatase gives MSGKPAKRRRVEVAVISDVHLGTYGCHATELLRYLKSIRPRVLVLNGDIIDIWQFSKNYWPAAHMRVVRHLAGLAAKGVRIHYLTGNHDELLRKFAGTRLGALRIENKLVLDLPHGKTWLFHGDVFDVTMRHSRWLARLGAQGYDLLILLNRLVNWGLLKLGRPRVALSKVVKDRVKSAVSLVSDFEQTAADIAADRGYRYVACGHIHCPEIRPVATAQGEVVYLNSGDWVENLTALEYTPEAGWSLYRYATDPRMQQPEPATPAPDEADTAADTPVAALLAGLLLEMNMKQPAAGSQ, from the coding sequence ATGAGTGGCAAGCCCGCCAAACGCCGCCGCGTAGAAGTGGCCGTCATCTCAGATGTGCACCTGGGCACCTACGGCTGCCACGCCACGGAGCTGCTGCGCTACCTGAAAAGCATCCGGCCACGGGTGCTGGTGCTCAACGGCGACATCATCGACATCTGGCAGTTCAGCAAAAACTACTGGCCCGCCGCCCACATGCGGGTGGTGCGCCACTTGGCTGGCCTGGCCGCCAAGGGCGTGCGCATTCACTACCTCACCGGCAACCACGACGAGCTGCTGCGTAAGTTTGCGGGTACCCGGCTGGGGGCGTTGCGCATCGAAAACAAGCTGGTGCTCGACCTGCCCCACGGCAAAACCTGGCTTTTTCACGGCGACGTGTTCGACGTGACCATGCGCCACTCACGCTGGCTGGCTCGCCTCGGAGCCCAGGGCTACGACCTGCTGATCCTGCTCAACCGCCTCGTGAACTGGGGCCTGCTCAAGCTGGGCCGGCCCCGCGTGGCGCTGTCGAAGGTGGTGAAGGACCGCGTGAAAAGCGCCGTGAGCCTGGTGAGCGACTTCGAGCAGACGGCCGCCGACATTGCCGCCGACCGGGGCTACCGCTACGTGGCCTGCGGCCACATTCACTGCCCCGAAATCAGGCCCGTAGCCACGGCTCAGGGCGAGGTGGTGTACCTCAACTCCGGCGACTGGGTGGAAAACCTCACCGCGCTGGAGTACACCCCTGAAGCTGGCTGGAGCCTCTACCGCTACGCCACCGACCCGCGGATGCAGCAGCCCGAGCCGGCCACGCCCGCCCCCGACGAGGCCGACACCGCCGCCGACACGCCCGTGGCCGCGCTGCTGGCGGGCCTGCTGCTCGAAATGAATATGAAGCAGCCTGCCGCCGGGAGCCAATGA
- a CDS encoding GH1 family beta-glucosidase, whose protein sequence is MPDLSALPAAFFPATTPALFTRADFGADFRWGVSAAAYQTEGAWNLDGKGPSIWDDFVRRRGRIKRGETAEVATDFYHRWPQDLELMKQMGIHDFRFSIAWSRIFPEGRGGINQKGIDFYDRLIDGCLAHGITPWPTLYHWDLPAALQQLGGWTNRSVVGWFTDYAQRVAARLGDRVQHWMVLNEPMVFTGAGHLLGVHAPGRRSLGAFLAATHHAALAQAEGGRALRAVLPATAQIGTTFSCSYLTPWRPGHARDARATVRADALLNRLFVEPALGLGYPVADVPLLGWLDRYMRPGDEALLPFDFDFLGVQNYTREVVRHAPYVPLLWAALVGAARRGVPHTDMGWEVYPESLYHMLRQFAAYPNAPRLLVTENGAAFPDQLRAGRVADPARQAYLQASIGQVLRARQEGVPVEGYFAWSFTDNFEWAEGYGPRFGLVHVAYETQRRTIKDSGHWYRRFLAGEASPAGPGAQALPACQAGIDDSVTNW, encoded by the coding sequence ATGCCCGATTTGTCTGCTCTGCCTGCCGCTTTCTTCCCGGCTACCACCCCGGCTCTGTTCACCCGCGCTGATTTCGGTGCCGACTTCCGATGGGGCGTTTCGGCGGCGGCCTACCAGACGGAGGGCGCCTGGAATCTGGACGGCAAAGGGCCCAGCATCTGGGACGATTTCGTGCGCCGCCGGGGCCGCATCAAGCGCGGCGAAACCGCCGAGGTAGCCACCGACTTCTACCACCGCTGGCCGCAGGATCTGGAGCTGATGAAACAAATGGGAATACATGATTTCCGCTTTTCCATCGCCTGGTCGCGGATTTTTCCGGAGGGTAGAGGCGGTATTAACCAAAAGGGAATAGACTTCTACGACCGGCTGATAGACGGCTGCCTGGCCCACGGCATCACGCCCTGGCCCACGCTCTACCACTGGGACCTGCCGGCCGCGCTGCAGCAGCTCGGCGGCTGGACCAACCGCTCGGTGGTGGGCTGGTTTACCGACTATGCCCAGCGCGTAGCGGCCCGCCTCGGCGACCGGGTGCAGCACTGGATGGTGCTCAACGAGCCCATGGTGTTCACCGGGGCCGGGCACCTGCTGGGCGTGCACGCGCCGGGCCGCCGCAGCCTGGGCGCATTTCTGGCCGCCACCCACCACGCCGCGCTGGCCCAGGCTGAGGGCGGCCGCGCCCTGCGGGCGGTGCTGCCCGCCACCGCCCAGATCGGCACCACGTTTTCCTGCTCCTACCTCACGCCCTGGCGGCCCGGCCACGCCCGCGACGCCCGCGCCACCGTCCGGGCCGATGCGCTGCTCAACCGCCTGTTCGTGGAACCCGCCCTGGGTTTGGGCTACCCCGTGGCCGACGTGCCGCTGCTAGGCTGGCTGGACCGCTACATGCGCCCCGGCGACGAGGCCCTGCTGCCCTTCGACTTCGACTTTCTGGGCGTGCAGAACTACACCCGGGAAGTAGTGCGCCACGCGCCCTACGTGCCGCTGCTGTGGGCCGCGCTGGTAGGAGCCGCCCGGCGCGGCGTGCCCCACACCGATATGGGCTGGGAAGTGTACCCGGAAAGCCTCTACCACATGCTCCGGCAGTTTGCGGCCTACCCCAACGCGCCCCGCCTGCTGGTGACGGAAAACGGCGCCGCCTTCCCCGACCAGCTCCGCGCCGGCCGCGTGGCCGACCCGGCCCGGCAGGCGTATCTGCAGGCCAGCATCGGGCAGGTGCTGCGCGCCCGGCAGGAAGGCGTGCCGGTGGAGGGGTACTTTGCCTGGTCGTTTACCGACAACTTCGAGTGGGCCGAGGGCTACGGGCCCCGCTTCGGGCTGGTGCACGTGGCCTACGAAACCCAGCGCCGCACCATCAAGGACTCGGGGCATTGGTACCGCCGTTTTCTGGCCGGGGAGGCCAGCCCGGCGGGGCCCGGGGCTCAGGCACTGCCGGCCTGCCAGGCGGGTATTGATGATTCCGTAACTAATTGGTAA
- a CDS encoding 3' terminal RNA ribose 2'-O-methyltransferase Hen1 codes for MLLTISTTHQPATDLGYLLHKNPARLQTLELTAGQAHIFYPEATSERCTVALLLEIDPVGLVRSQKGAAENFALAQYVNDRPYVASSFLSTALAKSFNTAMNGTCQDRPGLPDALLPLEATVAVVPAASPAQLHRLFAPLGYEIETEAHPLDPTRPEWGDSHYYTLRLRHPALRLRDLLTHLYVLVPVLDNNKHYYIGPAEAEKLLLRGGEWLPRHPEREFITRRYLRFAEYVNPTLARLLAVEKDAGDDEPVAELTTDSPQPANPGQKLHDQRLDRVAEVIRELGSKRVLDLGCGEGKLVRRLLLQPQVEHVLAMDVSWRELERAGQRLHLAEMPPRQRERLTLAQGSVLYHDARLAGYDAAAVVEVIEHLDENRLAAFEQVVFARARPGSVLVTTPNADYNQRYETLAAGDFRHADHRFEWTRAEFATWADGVAARHGYRVRLEPLGPEAAEVGAPSQLAVFER; via the coding sequence ATGCTGCTCACCATTAGCACCACCCACCAGCCCGCCACCGACCTGGGCTACCTGCTGCACAAGAACCCCGCCCGCCTCCAGACGCTGGAGCTCACCGCCGGGCAGGCCCACATCTTCTACCCCGAAGCCACCTCGGAGCGCTGCACCGTGGCGTTGCTGCTCGAAATTGACCCCGTGGGGCTGGTGCGCAGCCAGAAGGGCGCCGCCGAGAACTTCGCGCTGGCCCAGTACGTGAACGACCGGCCCTACGTGGCGTCGTCGTTTCTGAGCACGGCTCTGGCCAAATCCTTCAACACGGCCATGAACGGCACCTGCCAGGACCGCCCCGGCCTGCCCGATGCGCTGCTGCCGCTGGAAGCCACCGTGGCCGTGGTGCCGGCCGCCAGCCCCGCGCAGCTGCACCGCCTGTTTGCGCCGCTGGGCTACGAAATCGAAACCGAGGCCCACCCGCTCGACCCAACCCGGCCGGAGTGGGGCGACAGCCACTACTACACGCTGCGGCTGCGCCACCCGGCCCTGCGCCTGCGCGATTTGCTCACCCACCTCTACGTGCTCGTGCCGGTCCTCGACAACAACAAGCACTACTACATCGGGCCGGCCGAGGCCGAAAAGCTGCTGCTGCGCGGCGGCGAGTGGCTGCCGCGCCACCCCGAGCGGGAGTTTATCACGCGCCGCTACCTGCGCTTCGCCGAGTACGTGAACCCCACGCTGGCGCGGCTGCTGGCCGTGGAGAAGGATGCCGGGGACGACGAGCCCGTTGCTGAATTGACCACTGACAGCCCGCAACCCGCAAATCCCGGCCAGAAGCTCCACGACCAGCGCCTGGACCGCGTGGCCGAGGTAATCCGGGAGCTGGGGTCGAAGCGCGTGCTGGACCTGGGCTGCGGCGAAGGCAAGCTGGTGCGCCGGCTGCTGTTGCAGCCCCAGGTGGAGCACGTGCTGGCTATGGATGTGAGCTGGCGGGAGCTGGAGCGGGCCGGGCAGCGGCTGCACCTCGCGGAGATGCCCCCGCGCCAGCGCGAGCGGCTGACGCTGGCCCAGGGGTCGGTGCTCTACCATGATGCCCGCCTGGCCGGCTACGACGCGGCGGCCGTGGTTGAAGTCATTGAGCACCTCGACGAAAACCGGCTGGCCGCCTTCGAGCAGGTGGTATTTGCCCGCGCCCGGCCCGGCAGCGTGCTCGTCACCACCCCCAACGCCGACTACAACCAGCGCTACGAAACCCTCGCGGCCGGCGACTTCCGCCACGCTGACCACCGCTTCGAGTGGACCCGGGCCGAGTTTGCCACCTGGGCCGACGGTGTGGCCGCGCGTCACGGTTACCGGGTGCGCCTGGAGCCGCTGGGCCCGGAAGCCGCCGAAGTGGGCGCGCCCTCGCAGCTGGCCGTGTTTGAGCGGTAA
- a CDS encoding NUDIX domain-containing protein encodes MHVTDRKTAYDGHFKLRLLTVQDGDEQLKRERFEPGRAVAALVWDTKKEQYVLTRQFRIGPEAEMLELAAGMIDGDEAPETAIRRELHEELGYDVDQLAQIARIYPSPGTSAEVITVFFAEVSHQSGQGGGLAEESEKIEAVFLSAEQLQQQLFEDAKTIIAVQWARLHR; translated from the coding sequence ATGCACGTAACCGACCGAAAAACCGCCTACGATGGCCACTTCAAACTTCGTCTGCTGACGGTGCAGGACGGCGACGAGCAGCTGAAGCGGGAGCGTTTCGAGCCGGGCCGGGCGGTGGCCGCGCTGGTCTGGGACACCAAAAAAGAGCAGTACGTGCTTACCCGGCAGTTCCGCATCGGGCCGGAAGCCGAAATGCTGGAGCTGGCCGCCGGCATGATCGACGGCGACGAGGCCCCGGAAACCGCCATCCGCCGCGAGCTGCACGAGGAACTGGGCTACGACGTAGACCAGCTGGCGCAGATTGCCCGCATCTATCCGTCGCCCGGCACGAGCGCCGAGGTCATCACGGTGTTTTTCGCCGAGGTCAGCCACCAGTCGGGGCAGGGCGGCGGACTGGCCGAGGAAAGCGAGAAGATAGAAGCGGTGTTCCTGAGTGCCGAGCAGCTGCAGCAGCAGCTGTTCGAGGACGCCAAGACGATTATTGCGGTGCAGTGGGCGCGCCTGCATCGGTAG
- a CDS encoding glycosyltransferase family protein, with product MNILYAIQGTGNGHLSRALDIVPLLQQRASRVDVLVSGPPADIELPFAVRYRCQGMGFVFGKKGGVNFVKTFWQMNSAAFLREIRLLPVEAYDLVISDFEPVSAWACRRQGLPCVALSHQSAVLSPHAPQPTNADLVGRAVLRHYAPATHHYGFHFQAYEPHIHTPVIRQQVRALPARNEGHYTVYLPAFEEETLVKRLRYLSRSVRWEVFSKHSRQESEHGNVWVRPVSGAAFVDSLARSAGVLCGAGFETPAEALYLGKKLLVVPMKHQYEQACNAAALAAMGVPVVKNLKDRSLDVLDEWLRFGQPVPVDYPDATGAVLDRLLADAGAGWPASAPALVV from the coding sequence TTGAATATCCTCTACGCCATTCAGGGCACCGGCAACGGCCACCTAAGCCGGGCCCTCGATATTGTGCCGCTGCTGCAGCAGCGGGCCAGCCGGGTTGATGTGCTGGTGAGCGGCCCGCCCGCCGACATTGAGCTGCCGTTTGCGGTGCGCTACCGCTGCCAGGGCATGGGCTTTGTTTTCGGAAAAAAGGGCGGGGTCAACTTCGTGAAGACCTTCTGGCAGATGAACTCGGCCGCCTTTCTGCGGGAGATTCGCCTGCTGCCCGTGGAAGCCTACGATTTGGTCATCAGTGACTTCGAGCCGGTATCGGCGTGGGCCTGCCGGCGGCAGGGGCTGCCCTGCGTGGCCCTGAGCCACCAGAGCGCCGTGCTGAGCCCCCACGCCCCGCAACCCACCAATGCCGACCTGGTGGGCCGCGCCGTGCTGCGCCATTACGCCCCCGCCACCCACCACTACGGCTTTCACTTTCAGGCCTACGAGCCGCACATTCACACGCCCGTTATCCGGCAGCAGGTGCGGGCGCTGCCTGCCCGCAACGAAGGCCACTACACGGTGTATCTGCCCGCTTTCGAGGAAGAAACGCTGGTGAAGCGGCTGCGCTACCTCAGCCGTTCGGTGCGCTGGGAGGTGTTCAGCAAGCACAGCCGGCAGGAGTCGGAGCACGGCAACGTGTGGGTGCGGCCCGTGAGCGGCGCCGCCTTCGTCGATAGCCTGGCCCGCAGTGCCGGGGTGCTGTGCGGGGCCGGCTTCGAGACGCCCGCCGAGGCGCTCTACCTGGGCAAGAAGCTGCTGGTGGTGCCCATGAAACACCAGTATGAGCAGGCCTGCAATGCCGCCGCGCTGGCGGCCATGGGCGTGCCGGTAGTGAAAAACCTCAAGGACCGCAGCCTCGACGTGCTGGATGAGTGGCTGCGCTTCGGCCAGCCCGTACCGGTCGACTACCCAGACGCCACGGGCGCCGTACTGGACCGGCTGCTGGCCGATGCCGGCGCGGGGTGGCCGGCCTCGGCCCCGGCACTGGTGGTGTAG